The Lasioglossum baleicum chromosome 10, iyLasBale1, whole genome shotgun sequence genome contains the following window.
TGCACTAAACGCAATGATTATTCTCACTAAATGTCTCGCTTCTATACTCATTAGTACTAGGGATGGGATGAAGTTCTCAATTCAATGTTTGCAATGTTGAAATTACAATATTCTGAACGTTTTGCTAGCCTATTAAATGTTTTCATATCTCTTTGctcaaaaatatacattaattaGGGTAAAGCTACTAGTTATCATGACCCACCCGGTTATCGGATACAAAAcacactttttagaaattgatcaaaataaTATGAAGTACCTAGTATTCCTTTAAACGTATTACTTTAaaagtattacaataatttttgtttaagatatagaaaacattggttataaaaattatagaaaatgctAAGAAATTGTGACACACCAGAGGATAATAAACTATGATTTTACTGTGCTAtggcataaaaaaaattaattaacttcTTCTTGTGTCCGGTAAATAGTATCAGAACTTCGggttaaaatttcattaatatttcatttgctTTTGAACAAAATCGTCCAGAAATTCCATAAATTCCAGAATGCCTTGAAACTAATAAAAAAACTTTCAAGTCATCGCTAAATATCCGGTAACTGGATAGGCATACCAAAATTTATGGAAAATTATCACGAATACATTGAAATGAATAACGATTCGGCAGCATACTTTATCCCATCTCGAGTTAGCATATTAGTTTGCATGCGTAGAACGCCACCATGGTTCGCTTAGATGAAACAAATTAATTGTTGACGATGCTTTGAGGAATTATAAAATTCTAACATCTTATGTGCCCGCTGACTTACACCAAATCTATTTATCTGGAGGCAAGGTATTTAACTTCGAGTTCTAGTATTTCCATTTCCACATACCGTCTTTTGTGTGTCGTAATTAACATTAAAATCGCGCAAAATCGTGAAACAATGGTGCAATTATAGTAACGTTCGACTGTGCTTTTACAGACATTACCGCCGTTAGATTTCTCGTTCAACAAAGACTACGAGCCGGAGTTCAAGTTCTACGACACCGCGTTGCTCGAGGCTGTGAAGAGGAACAACGAGGATGTTCACAGTTTCTTTCGGCTGTTGGCGCTCTGTCACACCGTTATGCCTGAGGAAAAGAACGGCAAGCTAGAATATCAAGCGCAGTCGCCAGACGAAGCAGCCCTTGTGTCCGCTGCGAGAAACTTCggtttcgtgttcaaagaaagatcTCCGAACAGCATAACGATCGAGGTGATGGGCAACCGAGAAGTATACGAGCTGCTCTGTATCCTCGACTTTAATAACGTTAGGAAAAGAATGTCAGTGATCCTGAGAAGGGACGGACATCTTAGATTATACTGTAAAGGAGCTGATAATGTTATCTACGAACGGTTGAAAAAAGGAAGCGATGACATCATGGCGAAAACGTTAGATCATCTTAATAAATTCGCGGGCGAGGGCTTGAGAACATTGTGCCTTTCGGTCCGAGATCTGGACGAACAGTTCTTCAATGATTGGAAACAACGTCATCAAGAAGCTGCCCTCAGCCAAGAGAATAGGGACGACAAGTTGGATGCGATCTACGAGGAGATTGAGAAAGACATGACGTTGTTGGGCGCGACTGCCATTGAAGATAAGTTACAAGACGGTGTACCTCAAACTATTGCTAATTTAGGTCTTGCTGGTATCAAGATCTGGGTGTTAACTGGAGACAAGCAAGGTAAACATATAGATGATTACATTGGTGAACATTGCGTCTAACTGTTATGCAGTTTGTCCCACCTAAGGCTGAAGAactacactcccgtccataagtcaccgaacacttattcaaatttggatacAGACGATTTTTCGTTATTAAACGtgaacatgtaaatcaaatctgaccaaaatatcctatattttctaaattttaattctcgttcttatattttttaattttttttttcaagtttaaGTGGCGTAATTGTTTCCCAATTTCGCTTCTAgagctgtccataatcatcccacaatCTCTCAATCTCTTtcttccaacatttattcaaatagtgtatgtatatatttaatttttcattcaaactcgaagcttgtattctttaattaccattttgttgaagataaatAAGTGTCCagtgatttatggacgggagtgtatgtACTATTTCTGACAAAAAGTGTTTAATCACATAAATTGAATGTTCATGATGTAATGTGAAGATTCAGTTTTTTATGAACATTCTGAAAATGATAACAGCACGGTGGGACACTGTATAAGTGTACGGATATACCTGtacattgtaaacattcttaAAACGATACAGCATGGTGGGACACTAGAGACTTATATGACTTTATCTGTACACAGAAACCGCTATCAATATTGGCTACTCCTGCCAGTTGTTGACGGACGACCTTACAGATGTCTTTATAGTGGATGCTACTACTTACGACGGTGTAGAGAATCAATTGACACGATACTTGGAAACAATCAAAACAACTTCCAGCCATCAAAATCGACCGACACTCTCCGTTGTCACATTCAGGTGGGACAAGGAAAGGTCAGGCACATGAAAGAGACGGAGTACAACCATTAACCTTCTCCATACCTACTTTCTGACTAATTAACgcatttatttttcaaagtttctCTCTCGTATTGAATGTGGCATCATGTTCTGTGTAACGCTTTCTTTGTCTGGTTATGCCTACGAAGCAAATTTGTTCAGATTTAGTTCTCTATCACTTTGACATCATGATGTACTGAGAAGTCAGAATTTTCGGATCAATGAGATATGTATGATATGAAACTCCTCTCTCGTTTAGCCGTCAACTTTTCTAATCACGTTTCCACTATGAAATGTCGAGCGGCTACAATATTATTTGGCATGCATTTCACGAAACTGTATAAAGATGTCGATAGACTCTATCGAACCTTGTCTTTCATTTCATTCGATTTGCTATGCATATAATGATATACTTTTCAAGTCTACCGTGACACAGAGAAGcatatacttgcatgcaaaattGAAGATACgtttatctatatatatatatatatatattagggtggctcttatttactcttgtcaaacatttttgtcaaaatttcttttaccgCACTTCCCAaagttgttccaaataattcaAAACGTGATTCAAAGTTTGAGTGCCCACCGATAACGGGAAAACGTGTCCCAAAtggattaaacattaaaataattaatttaatgctcattttcgaatattttctaaactatttatctgtagatctggacagacTGGGTCTTTTATGTCTTATTACTTTGCTACGATAAAAGATAATGAAACcacacttcaattttcaaatttcagaaaaacctttttgattttgttttacgaaaaaaagtaacgaGACATAAAAGATACAGGTTTTGTTGTAAATAGttcagaagatattcgagaaaaatgattttatgagcattaaattaattGTCTTTGTTTGATCCATTTGATTTTTTTACATATTCGGAACAACTCTGGGGGTGCTGTAAGAGAAattcaaaagtcgaaaataagggCCACCCTAATATACATACGGAAATCAAGTTTCACCAAATATTCTCCATTTTTTGACAACTGAAAGATATTCGAACCATTTACCACATGCTTGTCGATTACTCTCTCTTTATAATGTAGATACTTCAGTATTAGTAGATTAGGTAACTAGTCTTCTTTCTTCTTAAATACTACAATCTTTCGTTTTGTACATTCTCAACGCCCCCCACGATTTTGTTTTTAACATTTATAGCCCAAACGAATAATGACAATTACCATGTGCTTGATACTCACTCCTTCTCTTTCTGTATGCTTAAAATTAATCTtagtaataatgataataacacGAAGAGTATGGTGCTCATGTCAcgttattatatacatatacatacatatatatatattgtagtcCATGATACAGTGCACTGTGTGTATTGTTTATAATTAATGCGCATCGTTTCTTACATCCAAGGAAGCAGTTCAAGTTCCCCTTTTTCTTATGCAAGTAAAACTTAAATATTTTACCACCTATACATATTGTACTTGACAGCAGTTGCATAATTCAATTCACTTTTGTAAAAAAAGATACCAAGATTCAACTTTATCAAATCGAAGTGTTGCGTAAATACAGAACAGCtatcatttaatattttcttttatattttccatataCAGCAGTGACACTGAATATAATCCTAGCAGAGACGAACAAGATGAACATGAAATGGAACAGGCCACAGGATTCGCTGTAGTTATCAACGGGCATTCCTTAGTTCATGCGTTACATCCACAACTGGAACAACTTTTTCTCGATGTGTCAAGCCAATGTAAGTGAATCAAAATATTTGTatacactaatattcggacactcttggaaagacgataacttttttaatattggaccttacgatttgaacttttttgaaaagttagagcaattaatttactgcatgatgcgaaaagaaattttttcgaaaattgcaaatattcAGTCCGAACTGCACTTGTGAACACATTGgtaggaaatattaaaaatgttattatgGCAAAATTTCAGGTAAAGCTGTGATATGTTGTCGCGTGACACCCTTACAAAAAGCAATGGTCGTCGAGTTAatcaagaaaaataaaaatgctgtGACCTTGGCGATTGGGGACGGTGCTAATGACGTTTCAATGATCAAGACAGCTCACATTGGCGTTGGCATCAGTGGTCAAGAAGGACTGCAAGCTGTGTTGGCATCCGACTATTCGATAGGACAATTTAGATTTCTGGAAAGACTGCTCCTCGTTCATGGTAGATGGTCGTACTATAGAATGAGCAAATTTCTTAGGTATTTTTTTTACAAGAACTTCGCGTTTACGCTATGCCACATCTGGTTTGCCTTTTTCTGCGGATTCAGCGCACAGGTACAGCCATCTCTTTATTTATTAGGCGTTTTGTCGATGTAGTATTACATCGAGTCATAAATAATTTCCGATGCAGCTAGGTAGAATCTGTTGTAAAAACGGAAATTATTTGTGACTAGACCTAATATATTATCACTAGACTatggatatttatgcaattttcaatttttctagcaaattttaaccctttgcactctgaggaatgttaactcgaaaattatatatttcttccgacttataacgtttccattctctatgatttaaaaaattttatggatatatgaaattgatataatacctaatgcaatacttaaatgtttacaatacatataatataatgtaaacaatattttgagtaacggtacagcaatttttaagctACATTAATTTTTAAGTACAGCAATTCCATCGAATTTAATATTctagtattttttgaaaatttctccagaagccataaatgcataaagatccgcagtctaattgtcactaaacctaccgagcattaAAATGTGTCTGACTTATGCTGTTGccctataaaaatgacaagattcaatccatttaatttcaatcatttcaaaTTACAAGATTTTCATCAtctcaataataataaaataaaatatataaaaccgaTCGTTTGACCGAtactggtaggtttagtgttaataaaacgAAATGATGATTGTAAGGCGAATGTGACTTACAAAATTCCTTTGTCGAGCGATCAGTTCCAAAGTCGAGTGTTGTGATATGAATTCTCTTTTTATTCTGATTTATCCTACGTTCCATTGAAACGTTCATTTGCAGATAATACTGTCATATTCTCATACATGTTTTTCTCTTTACAGACTGTATTCGATCCTATGTACATTTCTGTGTATAATCTCTTTTATACATCATTACCTGTAATGGCAGTTGGTATATTCGATCAAGACGTGAACGATAAGAACAGTTTGTTATATCCGAAACTCTACGCACCCGGATTACAAAATTTGCTTTTCAATAAGAAGGAATTTTGCTGGAGTGCCATACACGGTTTTTTTGCTAGCTGCGTGTTATTTTTGGTTCCATATGGTAggttcgaaatttttaattcagtCTCGGAGCGAATTATgtgaaataatgaaatattataatgtTCAGGGACATACAAGGATGGAGTATCACCAAAGGGCTATGTACTTTCTGATCATATGCTGCTAGGAAGTGTCGTAGCCACCATATTAGTCATAGTTGTGACCGTTCAAATAGCCCTTGATACATCGTATTGGACGATCGTTAATCATATTATGGTTTGGGGCTCGCTTATTTGGTATTTTATTTTAGACTATTTCTATAACTTCGTCATCGGCGGTAGTTACGTTGGAAGTCTTACTATGGTATGTAAACACTTCTAAACTCTCGAAAAAAACATGATCTTAAGGAGGTGTTCTCTtttctagataaaagatcaatctagaccgctgtctccctcaaaagtcctatttttacgtttacgaggtgtaatttgcatttttcggcagcatgtagcttaGGATGGCTCTTATTTACTCTAAACAAAagtttttgtcaaaatttctttCAAGTTATATGCTTCTCTGTGTCTTGGTAGACTTGAAGAAAAGAAACGGAATTTAAATCTGAGAATATCAGTATATCATTATATGCATAACAAatcgaatgaaatgaaaaacaAGGTTCGATGGAGCTCATCAACATCTTTTATCAATAAACATTAGCGTGTATTttttgcacccttgcaatcctggaaaggagAACACTCCCTTAAGAGAACTTGGTTGCTCACTATAGTATTTGCTTCTTAAAAATGAATAACTCTCCACTCAGCAATGCTTCAATTATTTTGTGTTGCTGCTCTGCGCTGTAAATATTTCATAGACGTTCGTACGTGTTCTTTCAGGCGATGTCCGAGCCGACGTTTTGGTTCACTGCGGTGATTTCATGTATCATACTGGTAATACCTGTGCTGTCGTGGAGATTCTTCTTCATAGATGTTAGGCCAACTTTGTCCGATAGGGTTAGGCTAAAGCAAAGGCTGGCACAGCTACGTTCCCGCCAGAGTCAGGACATACTTCGTACACCATCGACGAGGCGAACAAGGCGGTCTCTTCGTTCAGGATACGCGTTCGCGCATCAAGAAGGTTTCGGTAGACTCATCACGTCTGGAAAGATCATGCGAAAATTACCGAACGGTTCGGACTTTAAGTTCGCTATGCCGTTCACGAACAATACCAGCAAACAAGTTAGTGTCGCCACCACGTCACCAAAGGACAATGCATCCAAAAATTCGCACACACTGGATACTATTAATCTATAATCTGGGCATTAAGTTATAAGTCTTTCCACGATCCGTTCAGCTCCGGATAAATGATTCTCGGCGAACCACGTAAGCAATTACGCAACAAAGCTATCGAATCATTTGCAAACGAATTTCTCCGGTTATTCTTTGTCCGATTAGGCAATTAATTTCATTGTACGTGCAATCCGTTCTCACGTTCTACACACGATACGCCAACTCTTTGTACTTGTGTCGCAATAAGTGGAAAAACTATTCGCTGGCTTATTAGGCTCGGTCGTTCTCGTGTTGATGCTTACAAAAACTTCAGTAATCGAATTTCATAAGACAATAAAGTATTAATGGTTTACGTAAGAAATTCTACACGTCTAGTAACAACTTGAAAgtactatttctttttttctttcactGAAAATTACTGTTGTTTGGAGGTCATTCGactaaaatgcattttttacggAATCCGTTGATATTCTAGACTCTGCGAGATTCCATTTTATGTTGCCAATTTATTTGTAAATGTACATGGAATTTACCAATTTATCAGACAGCACAAGACCGGTTccattttttcatttgtttttgaaAGTGGTCGTACACCAGTATACTTTCGGTTTAATTTGTCAAGTAAAATTTACGTCAATCGAAAAGAGTCTGGAATGAAAACGATCTCGAATTTGAAGGCATTATTGAATTGTTAATAGTGACCTCCGACAGACTCTCAAATAGAGCACACGAAGAAAAATGCACAGGCTGATTTATGATTATACATTTTTCCTTCGGAAATAACCTGAACTACACATGAATACTTTTTTCAagactttcttcttctttctttctctcatcTCTAGAAATTTGTGAACGAAGAGTCCTTCCATGATGGCGATCAGTATAGTCAACAAGATGAAATTAATCACGTACACTtccgtccataaatcaccggacacttacttatcttcCAGCTTGATTCGATTGTTTCcttttgattagatgtagctgttatacgataatatttgattgcaaaattaaatatatgtgTATACTATTCGAATAAATGTTGaattataagaataataattaaaattcagaAAGTATAGGACattttggtcagatttgattCACATGTTCTCTACATTGGAAAAAATTAggaagtaccatttttattttgtaatatagGTCCTTTGataacaaaaaatcgtctgcatccaaatttgaataaatgtccGGCGAATTATGGATGGGAGGTACGATTTTTTCTTCTACCATGATtaataggctgcggattttatgcatttatgagaaaaatgagtaggcgatATACAGAAGAGTAAAACcatcagaagaatttaagacgATCATTACGTTGTTTTGGACACACTCaaattattacattttaattacgcgtgcaatatttacaatatcaaaactttaaatttagtgtttcaagggTAAACAAAAAGGTGTCGACCGCACTAgcagatatttattttattggttaaaaaatttatttatgttagaGTTGATGTGATACAGTTTGATGAGTCTTGTATTTCGTGCAATTAacacagacaattttcatttcacatacagatctgcagtctaatgattacattCCCGAAAGACAAGGTTTCCGACGAGCTAATAGAGAATTCTAAGTAACCAAAGGTGAAGTCAATTTTGCGAAATCTATTTCCGTAGAATTCCATTTGTTTTGTTATTAGATCAGTTCCTCCTTTAGTTGCGATTTATTTACCATTCAAGCCGAAATAGGAATTGCATAATGAATGATCTGCTTGTACAGGACAGCCAACGATTTCATCAGACTACACGCCATTCCTAACAAAATTATTTCGACTTTTCTTCTATTAAAATAACATCTAATGAAACatctataatatattatttcagcCATTAATTTCAGTTAATCGATTGCTACTTTGTTAAAGAAGTGACACCTACAGCGGCAATGAATCGACCTCGTATATCGTAATGtatatttgtgtgtgtgtgtgcgcacACACTTATCAGAAAATCAAAAATACGTAGATTCTTCAATattctttcgtttcttttcctTAATATTTGTATAGTCGTGAAATCTCGTTTGATTTACGAGTCAATTTCCTGTTGATGCGAATAGACGACTCCAATTTCAAAGAA
Protein-coding sequences here:
- the Atp8b gene encoding ATPase phospholipid transporting 8B isoform X1; the protein is MIREDEEGEGSRWKYVRGEAGIVSSARLRCHEEEEVKDCDEADRVSAACTTTKSDAEDSRKGSTATGSLYNDEEGTGTRKKKKKRRKTRNKQQLQLHHLQHDPSAVNQQTVVNLASSSDEVEAVGECSKRDSSSSLGGASRHTFRESLLTVLGKLVIWKGTRYRSATAASSSSSAPQNSPPPTECMGRSTSFFSSETERRIRANNREFNSQFNYANNYIKTSKYSVLSFLPLNLFEQFQRLANFYFLCLLVLQVIPAISSLTPITTAIPLIGVLMLTAIKDAYDDFQRHSSDSQVNNRKSQTLRGTSLREEKWSQVQVGDVIRMENDQFVAADVLLLSTSEPNGLCYIETAELDGETNLKCRQCLPETAEMMDNHELIGQFDGEIVCETPNNLLNKFDGTLTWRTRKYALDNDKIILRGCVLRNTQWCYGVVIFAGKDTKLMQNSGKTKFKRTSIDRLLNLLIIGIVFFLLSMCLFCMIGCGIWESLVGRYFQVYLPWDSLVPTEPMGGATVIALLVFFSYAIVLNTVVPISLYVSVEVIRFVQSFLINWDEEMYYAPTNTHAKARTTTLNEELGQIEYIFSDKTGTLTQNIMTFNKCSVAGKCYGDVIDEVTGEVVDLNETDKAAQTPTMRWKNGQEFVQVYTPITGPSVRLLEHVDRISNMFPERGIYGSSMIPHKFSTLPPLDFSFNKDYEPEFKFYDTALLEAVKRNNEDVHSFFRLLALCHTVMPEEKNGKLEYQAQSPDEAALVSAARNFGFVFKERSPNSITIEVMGNREVYELLCILDFNNVRKRMSVILRRDGHLRLYCKGADNVIYERLKKGSDDIMAKTLDHLNKFAGEGLRTLCLSVRDLDEQFFNDWKQRHQEAALSQENRDDKLDAIYEEIEKDMTLLGATAIEDKLQDGVPQTIANLGLAGIKIWVLTGDKQETAINIGYSCQLLTDDLTDVFIVDATTYDGVENQLTRYLETIKTTSSHQNRPTLSVVTFRWDKESSDTEYNPSRDEQDEHEMEQATGFAVVINGHSLVHALHPQLEQLFLDVSSQCKAVICCRVTPLQKAMVVELIKKNKNAVTLAIGDGANDVSMIKTAHIGVGISGQEGLQAVLASDYSIGQFRFLERLLLVHGRWSYYRMSKFLRYFFYKNFAFTLCHIWFAFFCGFSAQTVFDPMYISVYNLFYTSLPVMAVGIFDQDVNDKNSLLYPKLYAPGLQNLLFNKKEFCWSAIHGFFASCVLFLVPYGTYKDGVSPKGYVLSDHMLLGSVVATILVIVVTVQIALDTSYWTIVNHIMVWGSLIWYFILDYFYNFVIGGSYVGSLTMAMSEPTFWFTAVISCIILVIPVLSWRFFFIDVRPTLSDRVRLKQRLAQLRSRQSQDILRTPSTRRTRRSLRSGYAFAHQEGFGRLITSGKIMRKLPNGSDFKFAMPFTNNTSKQVSVATTSPKDNASKNSHTLDTINL
- the Atp8b gene encoding ATPase phospholipid transporting 8B isoform X3 produces the protein MSVEVDTLELEVFEVKDCDEADRVSAACTTTKSDAEDSRKGSTATGSLYNDEEGTGTRKKKKKRRKTRNKQQLQLHHLQHDPSAVNQQTVVNLASSSDEVEAVGECSKRDSSSSLGGASRHTFRESLLTVLGKLVIWKGTRYRSATAASSSSSAPQNSPPPTECMGRSTSFFSSETERRIRANNREFNSQFNYANNYIKTSKYSVLSFLPLNLFEQFQRLANFYFLCLLVLQVIPAISSLTPITTAIPLIGVLMLTAIKDAYDDFQRHSSDSQVNNRKSQTLRGTSLREEKWSQVQVGDVIRMENDQFVAADVLLLSTSEPNGLCYIETAELDGETNLKCRQCLPETAEMMDNHELIGQFDGEIVCETPNNLLNKFDGTLTWRTRKYALDNDKIILRGCVLRNTQWCYGVVIFAGKDTKLMQNSGKTKFKRTSIDRLLNLLIIGIVFFLLSMCLFCMIGCGIWESLVGRYFQVYLPWDSLVPTEPMGGATVIALLVFFSYAIVLNTVVPISLYVSVEVIRFVQSFLINWDEEMYYAPTNTHAKARTTTLNEELGQIEYIFSDKTGTLTQNIMTFNKCSVAGKCYGDVIDEVTGEVVDLNETDKAAQTPTMRWKNGQEFVQVYTPITGPSVRLLEHVDRISNMFPERGIYGSSMIPHKFSTLPPLDFSFNKDYEPEFKFYDTALLEAVKRNNEDVHSFFRLLALCHTVMPEEKNGKLEYQAQSPDEAALVSAARNFGFVFKERSPNSITIEVMGNREVYELLCILDFNNVRKRMSVILRRDGHLRLYCKGADNVIYERLKKGSDDIMAKTLDHLNKFAGEGLRTLCLSVRDLDEQFFNDWKQRHQEAALSQENRDDKLDAIYEEIEKDMTLLGATAIEDKLQDGVPQTIANLGLAGIKIWVLTGDKQETAINIGYSCQLLTDDLTDVFIVDATTYDGVENQLTRYLETIKTTSSHQNRPTLSVVTFRWDKESSDTEYNPSRDEQDEHEMEQATGFAVVINGHSLVHALHPQLEQLFLDVSSQCKAVICCRVTPLQKAMVVELIKKNKNAVTLAIGDGANDVSMIKTAHIGVGISGQEGLQAVLASDYSIGQFRFLERLLLVHGRWSYYRMSKFLRYFFYKNFAFTLCHIWFAFFCGFSAQTVFDPMYISVYNLFYTSLPVMAVGIFDQDVNDKNSLLYPKLYAPGLQNLLFNKKEFCWSAIHGFFASCVLFLVPYGTYKDGVSPKGYVLSDHMLLGSVVATILVIVVTVQIALDTSYWTIVNHIMVWGSLIWYFILDYFYNFVIGGSYVGSLTMAMSEPTFWFTAVISCIILVIPVLSWRFFFIDVRPTLSDRVRLKQRLAQLRSRQSQDILRTPSTRRTRRSLRSGYAFAHQEGFGRLITSGKIMRKLPNGSDFKFAMPFTNNTSKQVSVATTSPKDNASKNSHTLDTINL
- the Atp8b gene encoding ATPase phospholipid transporting 8B isoform X2, with translation MIREDEEGEGSRWKYVRGEAGIVSSARLRCHEEEEVKDCDEADRVSAACTTTKSDAEDSRKGSTATGSLYNDEEGTGTRKKKKKRRKTRNKQQLQLHHLQHDPSAVNQQTVVNLASSSDEVEAVGECSKRDSSSSLGGASRHTFRESLLTVLGKLVIWKGTRYRSATAASSSSSAPQNSPPPTECMGRSTSFFSSETERRIRANNREFNSQFNYANNYIKTSKYSVLSFLPLNLFEQFQRLANFYFLCLLVLQVIPAISSLTPITTAIPLIGVLMLTAIKDAYDDFQRHSSDSQVNNRKSQTLRGTSLREEKWSQVQVGDVIRMENDQFVAADVLLLSTSEPNGLCYIETAELDGETNLKCRQCLPETAEMMDNHELIGQFDGEIVCETPNNLLNKFDGTLTWRTRKYALDNDKIILRGCVLRNTQWCYGVVIFAGKDTKLMQNSGKTKFKRTSIDRLLNLLIIGIVFFLLSMCLFCMIGCGIWESLVGRYFQVYLPWDSLVPTEPMGGATVIALLVFFSYAIVLNTVVPISLYVSVEVIRFVQSFLINWDEEMYYAPTNTHAKARTTTLNEELGQIEYIFSDKTGTLTQNIMTFNKCSVAGKCYGDVIDEVTGEVVDLNETDKAAQTPTMRWKNGQEFVQVYTPITGPSVRLLEHVDRISNMFPERGIYGSSMIPHKFSTLPPLDFSFNKDYEPEFKFYDTALLEAVKRNNEDVHSFFRLLALCHTVMPEEKNGKLEYQAQSPDEAALVSAARNFGFVFKERSPNSITIEVMGNREVYELLCILDFNNVRKRMSVILRRDGHLRLYCKGADNVIYERLKKGSDDIMAKTLDHLNKFAGEGLRTLCLSVRDLDEQFFNDWKQRHQEAALSQENRDDKLDAIYEEIEKDMTLLGATAIEDKLQDGVPQTIANLGLAGIKIWVLTGDKQETAINIGYSCQLLTDDLTDVFIVDATTYDGVENQLTRYLETIKTTSSHQNRPTLSVVTFSSDTEYNPSRDEQDEHEMEQATGFAVVINGHSLVHALHPQLEQLFLDVSSQCKAVICCRVTPLQKAMVVELIKKNKNAVTLAIGDGANDVSMIKTAHIGVGISGQEGLQAVLASDYSIGQFRFLERLLLVHGRWSYYRMSKFLRYFFYKNFAFTLCHIWFAFFCGFSAQTVFDPMYISVYNLFYTSLPVMAVGIFDQDVNDKNSLLYPKLYAPGLQNLLFNKKEFCWSAIHGFFASCVLFLVPYGTYKDGVSPKGYVLSDHMLLGSVVATILVIVVTVQIALDTSYWTIVNHIMVWGSLIWYFILDYFYNFVIGGSYVGSLTMAMSEPTFWFTAVISCIILVIPVLSWRFFFIDVRPTLSDRVRLKQRLAQLRSRQSQDILRTPSTRRTRRSLRSGYAFAHQEGFGRLITSGKIMRKLPNGSDFKFAMPFTNNTSKQVSVATTSPKDNASKNSHTLDTINL
- the Atp8b gene encoding ATPase phospholipid transporting 8B isoform X5 — translated: MSRSAATRPMEETERRIRANNREFNSQFNYANNYIKTSKYSVLSFLPLNLFEQFQRLANFYFLCLLVLQVIPAISSLTPITTAIPLIGVLMLTAIKDAYDDFQRHSSDSQVNNRKSQTLRGTSLREEKWSQVQVGDVIRMENDQFVAADVLLLSTSEPNGLCYIETAELDGETNLKCRQCLPETAEMMDNHELIGQFDGEIVCETPNNLLNKFDGTLTWRTRKYALDNDKIILRGCVLRNTQWCYGVVIFAGKDTKLMQNSGKTKFKRTSIDRLLNLLIIGIVFFLLSMCLFCMIGCGIWESLVGRYFQVYLPWDSLVPTEPMGGATVIALLVFFSYAIVLNTVVPISLYVSVEVIRFVQSFLINWDEEMYYAPTNTHAKARTTTLNEELGQIEYIFSDKTGTLTQNIMTFNKCSVAGKCYGDVIDEVTGEVVDLNETDKAAQTPTMRWKNGQEFVQVYTPITGPSVRLLEHVDRISNMFPERGIYGSSMIPHKFSTLPPLDFSFNKDYEPEFKFYDTALLEAVKRNNEDVHSFFRLLALCHTVMPEEKNGKLEYQAQSPDEAALVSAARNFGFVFKERSPNSITIEVMGNREVYELLCILDFNNVRKRMSVILRRDGHLRLYCKGADNVIYERLKKGSDDIMAKTLDHLNKFAGEGLRTLCLSVRDLDEQFFNDWKQRHQEAALSQENRDDKLDAIYEEIEKDMTLLGATAIEDKLQDGVPQTIANLGLAGIKIWVLTGDKQETAINIGYSCQLLTDDLTDVFIVDATTYDGVENQLTRYLETIKTTSSHQNRPTLSVVTFRWDKESSDTEYNPSRDEQDEHEMEQATGFAVVINGHSLVHALHPQLEQLFLDVSSQCKAVICCRVTPLQKAMVVELIKKNKNAVTLAIGDGANDVSMIKTAHIGVGISGQEGLQAVLASDYSIGQFRFLERLLLVHGRWSYYRMSKFLRYFFYKNFAFTLCHIWFAFFCGFSAQTVFDPMYISVYNLFYTSLPVMAVGIFDQDVNDKNSLLYPKLYAPGLQNLLFNKKEFCWSAIHGFFASCVLFLVPYGTYKDGVSPKGYVLSDHMLLGSVVATILVIVVTVQIALDTSYWTIVNHIMVWGSLIWYFILDYFYNFVIGGSYVGSLTMAMSEPTFWFTAVISCIILVIPVLSWRFFFIDVRPTLSDRVRLKQRLAQLRSRQSQDILRTPSTRRTRRSLRSGYAFAHQEGFGRLITSGKIMRKLPNGSDFKFAMPFTNNTSKQVSVATTSPKDNASKNSHTLDTINL